A genomic region of Lasioglossum baleicum chromosome 16, iyLasBale1, whole genome shotgun sequence contains the following coding sequences:
- the LOC143217143 gene encoding tubulin beta-1 chain, translating into MREIVHIQAGQCGNQIGAKFWEIISDEHGIDPTGTYHGDSDLQLERINVYYNEASGGKYVPRAILVDLEPGTMDSVRSGPFGQIFRPDNFVFGQSGAGNNWAKGHYTEGAELVDSVLDVVRKEAESCDCLQGFQLTHSLGGGTGSGMGTLLISKIREEYPDRIMNTYSVVPSPKVSDTVVEPYNATLSVHQLVENTDETYCIDNEALYDICFRTLKLSTPTYGDLNHLVSLTMSGVTTCLRFPGQLNADLRKLAVNMVPFPRLHFFMPGFAPLTSRGSQQYRALSVPELTQQMFDAKNMMAACDPRHGRYLTVAAIFRGRMSMKEVDEQMLNIQNKNSSYFVEWIPNNVKTAVCDIPPRGLKMSATFIGNSTAIQELFKRISEQFTAMFRRKAFLHWYTGEGMDEMEFTEAESNMNDLVSEYQQYQEATADEDAEFDEEQEAEIEEN; encoded by the coding sequence TTTTGGGAAATAATCAGCGACGAGCATGGCATCGACCCGACTGGCACCTACCACGGTGACTCGGACCTGCAATTGGAGCGCATCAACGTGTACTACAATGAGGCCTCCGGTGGCAAATACGTGCCACGAGCCATCCTCGTCGACTTGGAGCCAGGCACCATGGACTCTGTTCGTTCGGGACCTTTCGGACAGATCTTCAGACCcgacaacttcgtgttcggccAGTCCGGCGCTGGCAACAACTGGGCGAAGGGTCACTACACCGAGGGCGCGGAATTGGTTGACTCCGTGCTCGACGTGGTGAGAAAGGAGGCGGAGAGCTGCGACTGTCTGCAAGGATTCCAGCTGACCCACTCTCTCGGTGGTGGTACCGGGTCTGGTATGGGTACTCTGCTGATCTCGAAGATCCGCGAGGAATACCCCGACAGAATCATGAACACATACTCCGTCGTCCCGTCGCCGAAAGTATCGGACACCGTCGTCGAACCGTACAACGCCACCCTCTCCGTTCACCAGCTCGTCGAGAACACGGACGAAACATACTGCATTGACAACGAGGCCCTCTACGATATTTGCTTCCGCACTCTGAAACTGTCGACACCCACCTACGGTGACCTGAACCATCTCGTATCCCTCACAATGTCCGGCGTGACCACCTGCCTCAGGTTCCCCGGTCAGCTGAACGCTGACTTGAGGAAACTCGCCGTAAACATGGTACCGTTCCCGCGTCTCCACTTCTTCATGCCAGGATTCGCTCCTCTAACGTCCCGCGGCAGCCAACAGTACAGAGCACTCTCTGTGCCCGAGCTCACCCAACAGATGTTCGACGCGAAGAACATGATGGCCGCCTGCGATCCCAGACACGGAAGGTACCTCACCGTCGCCGCCATCTTCCGTGGCAGGATGTCGATGAAGGAGGTCGACGAGCAGATGCTCAACATCCAGAACAAGAACAGCTCGTACTTCGTCGAATGGATCCCGAACAACGTGAAGACAGCCGTCTGCGACATTCCACCGCGCGGATTGAAAATGTCCGCGACGTTCATCGGTAACTCGACCGCCATCCAAGAGCTGTTCAAGCGAATCTCCGAGCAGTTCACCGCCATGTTCAGGAGAAAGGCTTTCCTCCATTGGTACACCGGCGAGGGCATGGACGAGATGGAATTCACTGAGGCCGAGTCGAACATGAACGATCTGGTCTCCGAATACCAGCAATACCAGGAAGCCACCGCTGACGAGGACGCAGAGTTCGACGAGGAGCAGGAAGCCGAGATCGAAGAGAACTAA
- the LOC143217142 gene encoding tubulin beta-3 chain translates to MREIVHLQAGQCGNQIGAKFWEVISEEHGIDQSGIYHGDSDLQLERISVYYNEASVATSTNGGKYVPRAILLDLEPGTMDAVRSGDYGKLFRPDNFVFGQSGAGNNWAKGHYTEGAELVDSVLDVVRKECENCDCLQGFQLTHSLGGGTGSGMGTLLISKIREEYPDRIMNTYSVMPSPKVSDTVVEPYNATLSVHQLVENTDETYCIDNEALYDICFRTLKVSNPSYGDLNHLVSLTMSGVTTCLRFPGQLNADLRKLAVNMVPFPRLHFFMPGFAPLTSRSMQQYSALSVPELTQQMFDAKNMMAACDPRHGRYLTVAAVFRGRMSMKEVDEQMLSVQNKNSSYFVEWIPNNVKTAVCDIPPKGLKMSSTFIGNTTAIQELFKRISEQFTAMFRRKAFLHWYTGEGMDEMEFTEAESNMNDLVSEYQQYQEATAEEDFEAEECADDFETCDPE, encoded by the exons ATGAGGGAGATCGTGCATCTGCAGGCTGGACAATGCGGGAACCAAATCGGCGCCAAG TTCTGGGAGGTGATCTCCGAGGAGCACGGGATCGATCAGTCCGGGATCTATCACGGGGACAGCGATCTACAGCTGGAACGGATCTCCGTCTACTACAATGAGGCTTCCG TGGCGACGTCGACGAACGGGGGGAAGTATGTGCCCAGAGCGATCCTGCTGGACCTGGAGCCGGGAACCATGGATGCGGTGCGTTCCGGGGACTATGGGAAGCTGTTCAGGCCggacaacttcgtgttcggtcAGTCCGGAGCAGGGAACAACTGGGCGAAAGGCCACTACACCGAGGGCGCGGAATTAGTAGACTCCGTGTTGGACGTGGTCCGAAAAGAATGCGAGAACTGCGACTGCCTGCAAGGTTTCCAGCTGACGCATTCGCTGGGCGGCGGCACGGGGTCAGGAATGGGAACCTTGCTGATTTCAAAGATCCGCGAGGAGTACCCCGACAGGATCATGAACACCTACTCGGTGATGCCTTCTCCCAAGGTGTCGGACACCGTGGTCGAACCGTACAACGCTACGTTGTCGGTTCATCAACTAGTGGAGAACACGGATGAGACGTACTGCATCGACAACGAAGCCCTGTACGACATTTGTTTCCGCACGCTGAAGGTGTCGAACCCCAGCTACGGGGACCTGAACCACCTGGTCTCGCTGACCATGTCCGGAGTGACCACCTGCCTCAGGTTCCCCGGACAACTAAACGCCGACTTGAGGAAGCTGGCGGTGAACATGGTCCCGTTCCCGCGTCTCCACTTCTTCATGCCCGGATTCGCTCCTCTGACCTCCAGGTCCATGCAACAGTACTCCGCGCTGTCCGTGCCGGAGCTGACTCAGCAGATGTTCGACGCGAAGAACATGATGGCAGCCTGCGACCCTAGACACGGAAGGTACCTCACGGTAGCCGCCGTGTTCCGCGGTAGAATGTCGATGAAGGAAGTCGACGAGCAGATGCTGAGCGTGCAGAACAAGAACAGCTCGTACTTCGTCGAATGGATCCCGAACAACGTGAAGACAGCCGTCTGCGACATCCCTCCGAAGGGTCTGAAGATGTCCTCGACGTTCATCGGGAACACCACCGCGATCCAGGAGCTGTTCAAGAGGATCTCTGAACAATTCACCGCCATGTTCAGAAGGAAGGCGTTCCTCCATTGGTACACCGGCGAGGGAATGGATGAAATGGAGTTCACCGAGGCGGAATCGAATATGAACGACCTGGTGTCCGAGTACCAGCAGTACCAGGAAGCCACAGCTGAAGAAGACTTCGAAGCTGAAGAGTGCGCGGATGACTTCGAGACCTGCGACCCGGAGTAG
- the LOC143217144 gene encoding tubulin beta-1 chain-like produces the protein MREIVHVQLGQCGNNVGRKFWEVITDEHGLGVDGVYAGDSDMQLNNIEVYFKEGPARRYVPRAILIDLDPASLPPALSTKCGGLFNPENFVVGCESAGNNWAKGYYSEGAELVENALNVIRREADACDMMQGIQMVRSLGGGTGSGVGSLLMTKLRDEYPDRIVKCYSVMPSSKMSDVVVEPYNAVLGLCTSIDCVNLSFCMDNHALHRICTKLLRISTPTYADTNHLISACMAGVTCCFRFPGQPTTDLRKMHVNLVPFPKLHFFVAGYAPLTSRSAAQYKVASVNELARGIFDPKNAFVDYDPFLGKMMAVAVIFRGAASSKRVEEQMSNLQSKNSSSFVEWIANNVQSAICKVAPRGVSMNATLISNTTAFQEPLKRLMSGFDEMLKRMAYTHWYTAEGMDESEFEEARGKMRDLIDEYQPQTNH, from the exons ATGAGGGAGATCGTGCACGTGCAGCTGGGCCAATGCGGCAACAACGTTGGCAGAAAG TTTTGGGAGGTGATCACTGACGAACACGGTTTGGGCGTGGATGGTGTTTATGCCGGCGACTCCGACATGCAGTTGAATAATATAGAGGTTTATTTCAAGGAAGGGCCAG CTCGTAGATACGTTCCGAGAGCGATCTTGATCGATCTCGATCCTGCCTCCTTGCCCCCCGCGCTGTCCACGAAGTGTGGCGGATTGTTCAATCCTGAAAACTTCGTGGTTGGATGTGAGAGTGCCGGGAACAATtgggcgaagggttattacagCGAGGGCGCGGAGCTGGTGGAAAATGCGCTGAACGTGATCCGCAGGGAAGCCGACGCCTGCGATATGATGCAAG GTATCCAAATGGTCCGTTCCCTGGGCGGCGGTACAGGGTCAGGAGTCGGTTCGCTGCTGATGACCAAGCTGAGGGACGAGTACCCCGACAGGATTGTGAAATGCTACAGCGTGATGCCCTCCTCAAAGATGTCGGACGTCGTAGTAGAACCCTACAACGCGGTCCTAGGTCTCTGCACCTCAATAGACTGCGTCAACCTGAGTTTCTGCATGGACAACCACGCGCTGCATCGAATCTGCACGAAGCTCTTGCGAATCAGCACGCCTACGTACGCGGATACCAATCACCTGATCTCTGCCTGTATGGCCGGCGTCACCTGCTGCTTCAGATTTCCCGGACAACCGACCACCGATCTACGGAAGATGCACGTCAACCTGGTCCCATTTCCGAAATTGCACTTCTTCGTCGCAGGATACGCTCCCCTCACCTCCAGGAGCGCTGCCCAGTACAAAGTCGCATCTGTGAATGAGCTAGCGAGAGGGATATTCGACCCGAAGAACGCGTTCGTCGATTATGATCCGTTCCTGGGGAAAATGATGGCTGTCGCTGTTATtttccgcggcgcggcgtcgagcaAG CGCGTGGAGGAGCAAATGAGCAATCTACAGAGCAAGAACAGCTCGAGTTTCGTCGAGTGGATCGCGAACAACGTGCAAAGTGCGATCTGCAAGGTCGCTCCACGCGGAGTCTCAATGAACGCCACCCTGATATCGAACACGACAGCATTTCAAGAGCCTCTCAAGAGGCTGATGTCCGGGTTCGACGAAATGCTGAAGAGGATGGCTTACACCCATTGGTACACGGCGGAGGGGATGGACGAGTCGGAGTTCGAGGAGGCTCGGGGGAAAATGCGTGACCTGATCGACGAGTACCAACCGCAAACTAACCATTGA